DNA from Yamadazyma tenuis chromosome 5, complete sequence:
TCAATATCTCCAATTTTGTTGGCCTTCATAAGTTCCATTTCCTTTTCGTCGGTGTCTTCTAGGAAGATACTTCCATTTGcatccaattcttcaggATCAACTTGCTCAATTCCtcccaagtacttgttggggttgtttGGATCTGGTGTTTCTTCAGGTTCACCAACAGCCAGGTCTGGTTTGATGGCATGGTGTGGACGAACCTTATTATTTGAGGATGTCtgtttttccaacttgggCTCAGCATACTTTACCGGATCCTTATTCGAAGTACCAGGCTTTAATGACAATTTACCAGTCTCAGGCTTTGCCTTTGGCTTTTCCTTCGGCTTTTCCTTCGGCTTTTCCTTCGGCTTTTCCTTCACATTGGCTTTGTTGGTCGAGGGTTTGGAATCAATTTTGTAGTTATGGGGCTTTGGTGGTGCTTTGGGACCCAAGGAATCCCCGTTCTCATCATATTCTTCGACCTCTGCGTCATCTTCGGGGAGAGAAGGTTCTTTTTGCTTTACTGGCTTGGGCTTTGAtggtttttttggtttggtTTTCGTCTTGTCTGCCACCAGACCGGATTCCCCGTTCTTAGCACCCTTACCATACTTCTTTCTCCAATTTTCGAACTCTTCATTCTGGTCTTTTACATTCAGCAGATCATTTGCAGAAATGTCCTTAGTGTGCTCAGACCGGGTGAAGAACAGGGGCCTTAATATTGTGAAGACCACCGAGGTAATAATGATTGATAATAGGACCAACAACCTCACCCTTTTGGTACTCAGCTTCTTCGTCATGTCTATTGGAACATTTCACCTACAAGGCGCGTTTAGCATAAAAAGAATTGGACGTGCACAACACAAAACGTGAATTGATAGCCTACAATGAGAAGAGTACGTAGTGTACAACTCTAAGCGAAAGTTAATCGTGGAGTGGAGCATACAGCAAACTAGTCTGTGGTTATTAAAGGCACTGGGTACTCAAGAGTATTCCTTCAATTATATTTTTGCTTAGTAAGTTCCTAACCCTTTTAATTGTAAAGTTGAAGTCCGTGGCCTAGTGGTCAGAAATTCGGGACTAACGAAGCCATGGACAAATGAAAAAGGTTGTATAGTGTAGTGGTTATCACAGTTGGTTTTGATCCAATTAACCCCAGTTCGAATCCGGGTACGACctgtttttttttttgcaactctACGAAAGCTATTGGTTTCTCCTTCTAATAACAGGTTTTTAGGGCAGATCCTTTGCTTCACACCTACCTAACTTCTTCGTTTATAGCACAGAATTAAACGTACTTTCTCTTCCACATCTTATCAATGATAACTGCAAATTCAAATCGCACCAACTTGATAGAAGAGCATTgagcaaaaaaaaattttcagttcACACAGTTAATAGACCACAAAAAGATGTCTGCAGTTATTGGTATTTCGTTCGGGAACACCTCGTCAAGTATTGCTTTTGCTAATGGTGAAGGTAAGGTTGAAGTCATTGCCAATCCAGATGGTGACAGATCCATTCCATCGACCTTAGCCTatgttggagaagatgagtACCATGGTCAACAGGCTAACGCTCAATTAATTAGAAACAGCAAAAacaccatcatcaacttcagaGACTTTATTGGAAAGACTTTCGATGAAGTCAACACTGAAGTTACCAAGACCGGTGCTCCAGCTATCAAGACTGCTGATGGAAGCATTGGATTTAACATCACCAGACAAGATGGTAAGGTCGAAGTTATCACAGTTGCAGAAGCCACCAAGAGACATTTAAaacagttgcaaaatgCTGCTGAAGACTTCTTAGGTAAAAAGGTTGAAGGAGCTGTGATCACTGTTCCAACTGATTTTACTGAAGCTCAAAGAGAAGAGTTAATCAAGTTGAGTAACGAAACTGGTTTGAAAGTTCACCAATTAATCAACGAACCAAGTAGTGCATTATTATCTCATTTGACTCAAAAAGATGAACTGTACTCTCAGAACAAGATTTACTTGGTGGCCGACTTTGGTGGAATCAGATCCGATGCTGCCATTATTGCCGTCAGAGGTGGGATCCTCACTGTGTTGAGCACTTTACACGATAAAGAATTAGGAGGTGACAGATTGGATGAAGCTTTAATGGAATTTTTCGCCaaggactttgaaaagaagtacAAGGTGAACCCAAGAACTGATGCCAGATCTTTGGCAAAGTTGAGAAGCGAGAGTATTGTGGTAAAGAAGACTCTTTCCAACGTCCAATCCTCCACTTGTTCCATCGAGTCCGTGGCTGAAGGTATTGACTATCATACTACCATCAACAGATTGAGATACGAATTGACCATTAGAGGTACGATTTCGAAGATGACaggatttgttgaaaagttggtggaaagaGCTGAGTTGATCCCTTCTGAAATCAACGAaatcttgttggtgggaGGAAGCTCCAACACTCCTAAATTGTCAAGTGAATTGAGAAGTCTTTTCCCCGAATCCACAGCCATCATTTCTCCTGTTTTTGACACCAAGGCTATTTTACCAAATGAGTTGATTTGTAGGGGAGCTGCTTTACAAGCGGCTTTGATCGAATCGttcgatgatgacgaaatcaaagaaagctTACAGCCAATTGTCGTGAACACCCAACACTTGGTGCACTCCATTGGTATCAAGGATGCTGATGGTAAGTTTGTGCCTATCGTTGTCAGTGAGACCGCTTATCCTATCAAGAGATCTCTTGAAGTCACCAATGGCGAAAGTAGCAGTGTGTTGGTGGAATTATACGAGGGTAAAAAGCTGATCAAGGAAACTGTGATCGAACCAACCAAAGTTGAGTACagtgacgatgaagaagactcgagcgaagaagacgaagagCCTGAGATCATAAAAGAAGTGGTTGAAGAGTGTGGTGAATTGTTGGGATCATTGTCAttgaaagacttgaagcctGCCAGcaagttggaaatcatcatcaacatcacGCAAGATGGAAAGTTACACATATCTTCTAGAGAGTTAAAGGTGGGGTCTGTGGCCACCAAAGTTGAGTTAGAGTTCAAGTAGTTAGAATTAAATAGTAGAACCCTCATAATACGCAATTTGGGTGGACAGCTGGCCAGCCTGCACAAGTGCAAATCGGTTTTGTAAATCGCGATCCAGGGGTGATGGGCCGGAATAATTGATATAAGGACACGAAGGCACATAATTGCAACCATAGGATCGCACATGGTCGGCGTATTACTGGATAGCAATCATATTCAATGAACCACAGCCATGCTAAGTTCACACAAAGTGTTTCCAACCACCGGTCCAAAACCCAAGAAAAAGCCCCCAAAGGGCTATTTGCTGGTTGGTCACAAAAGTGCAAAAGGCTGGAAGATTTTTTCCTCATATTTGGCACAGCCTAAAAATATAAGGTAGGCAATTTCCCCAAATTATTTATCAAGAATAATTTGTAAAATTGTTCCAGTTGTTTACTAAGTTATTATTGTGAATAGTTCAAGATGGCCATATTCAGAAGCAAGTCTGGTAAAACCGTCGAAGGCTATAACCCCCATGAAAGGGACTATAAGATGCATTCAGCCAACGTGCACGATCCTGTGTTGTCAGCTGTTAATGAAGCTCAACCCTTTGAGCAAGCCGCTGATAGAATCGAAAGAAGACCTTCTTACTTGTCACAAGACAGCGCCAACCTCAAAGACATCTTTGGGCAACCCATCAACCATGGAGATATGTCCAACCCCACCAGATCAAGAAATGAAAGACCTTTGGACACCATCAGAGCGTTTGAATACGCCATCACCGGAGATGTGTCGTATAGAGATCAGTTGGAAAGCAGCCGGTTGGGCTGGGGATTCCACGAAGATTTCCCCCACTATGATGCTGTTGGAGGAGTTGGCGGATCAAGTGGTGACTTACCTGGTAACGACTACGGACGTCccaccatcaactttgGTGAACAACCCATGTACCTGGCACAGAACTATTCGGCTAGTTCGTTGAAGAACgagcagaagaagaagaagagggGGTTGTTTGGTAGAAAGAAGTAACAGAAAAAGTGATTGGTTTGGGAACTGAGTGGTGTATTTATACTGTACGAGCACACCATTTGGATCGGTCTCGTCTAACTGTGGAATTGTTTTGGTTAGtattattttttttttgtatTATTGGCGGTTTGGAGTCCAATGTGACCCATCGATGGTCTATTGATTAACTGGTGAATGGTATTAGATGAGTTTTGGGtgtttgttgttgagggTGAAAAATACTCTGTGTATATGAATATCTTAAATAAAAGAAAAACCACCGTGATTCATGACATCACTGCATACTCCTTAAGTATTGATGCCACGAACAAGGCATCCAATCGGGGCTATAATCCATTTATATGGAACATGTTCCTGAACAAATTGTTTCGTCTAAAAATTCTGCTGCCACTATACAGGATTAAGGTACTATTTCCAGATGGGATTTTCCATTTTAATTCAACGACGACAATGGAGATTTAATAACAACTTGCATCactcaagttgtttttTTTCTACCAGGTGTTTTTTTCTTGCTACTTAGAGTTGGCAGACATTTTAAGCTTGGATAAATTTTACATTTGCACCTTTCAAACATTACCCTCATCCTGTTCGCCAACATTGCACTAACCAAGTAGTCGCAAAGAAAAACTAACCTAAATTGTTCGTGATCCTTGTTTTATCTTAAAAACCATGCAAGCCCAAGCCCAGCCCCTGCCCCAGCAGCCGCCAGTGCCAGCGCCGGGCCCGGGACAAGGACTGCAGCAACCGCCACGTCAAATCAGCTTCAACGTCAGTGATCATTATCAGATCTTGGAAGTGGTGGGAGAAGGTGCGTATGGGATTGTGTGTTCAgccatccacaaacccacCAACCAAAAGGTAGCAATCAAAAAGATCGAACCGTTCGAGCGGTCGATGTTGTGTCTCCGAACCCTCAGAGAATTCAAACTTTTAAAGCATTTTAACCACGAAAACATCATCAGCATTTTGGCTATCCAGAGACCCATTAGTTATGATCTCTTTAACGAGATCTATTTGATTCAAGAACTCATGGAAACCGATCTCCACCGGGTGATCCGCACGCAGACGTTGACGGATGACCACATCCAATACTTTATTTATCAGACCTTAAGGGCCTTAAAATGTTTACACTCTGCCAACGTGTTACATCGGGACTTAAAACCACTGAATTTATTGCTCAATTCCAACTGCGACTTGAAGATCTGTGACTTCGGGCTAGCCCGAAGCATTGCCTCGAGCGAAGATAACTTTGGTTTTATGACCGAGTATGTGGCTACTCGGTGGTATAGAGCCCCTGAAATCATGTTGACGTTTCAAGAGTACACCACTGCCATTGACGTGTGGTCTGTTGGATGTATTTTGGCGGAGATGTTGACCGGTAGACCGTTGTTCCCTGGCCGAGACTACCACAACCAATTATGGCTCATTATGGAAGTGTTGGGAACTCCTAATATGGAAGATTATTATAATATTAAGCTGAAGAGAGCCAGAGAGTACATTAGATCACTCCCCTTCTGCAAAAAAGTTCCATTCCAAAGCTTGTTCGCAGGAGCCGTCACAAACTGCAATCCGTTGGCGTTTGACTTGTTAGAGAAGTTGTTAATCTTTAACCCAAACAAAAGAATTACGGTGGATGACGCATTAAAGCATCCGTATTTAAAGTTGTACCATGACCCCAACGACGAGCCAATTGCCGAGAAAATCCCCGAAGACTTCTTCGACTTTGATCGCAAGAAAGACGAATTGaccattgatgatattaaAAAACTCTTATACGACGAGATAATGAAGCCATTATAATTCTTATATACTGTAATATACCCTACCACAAAACCCCGTTGCGAATTTTCAGAGCGCGTTGTTCAGCAAAGAAAAATTTAAAAACACCCTGGAACTCTACGTCTCACCACCAATGAAGTTATTTGcatttttgtggttgattgGATTGGCACTTTGCCACAACGTCTTGTTGCCTCCATACGGTAAGCAATGTTTCTTtgaaaccttgaagaagaatgatGAATTGGCCATCTCTTTCCAGGTGGGATCAAGAGACCCTCAAAATGGTGAACAGTTGAAGGC
Protein-coding regions in this window:
- the tmk1_2 gene encoding mitogen activated protein kinase (COG:T; EggNog:ENOG503NUS8); amino-acid sequence: MQAQAQPSPQQPPVPAPGPGQGSQQPPRQISFNVSDHYQILEVVGEGAYGIVCSAIHKPTNQKVAIKKIEPFERSMLCLRTLREFKLLKHFNHENIISILAIQRPISYDLFNEIYLIQELMETDLHRVIRTQTLTDDHIQYFIYQTLRALKCLHSANVLHRDLKPSNLLLNSNCDLKICDFGLARSIASSEDNFGFMTEYVATRWYRAPEIMLTFQEYTTAIDVWSVGCILAEMLTGRPLFPGRDYHNQLWLIMEVLGTPNMEDYYNIKSKRAREYIRSLPFCKKVPFQSLFAGAVTNCNPLAFDLLEKLLIFNPNKRITVDDALKHPYLKLYHDPNDEPIAEKIPEDFFDFDRKKDELTIDDIKKLLYDEIMKPL
- the SSZ1 gene encoding Hsp70 protein that interacts with Zuo1p (COG:O; EggNog:ENOG503NWWV), whose amino-acid sequence is MSAVIGISFGNTSSSIAFANGEGKVEVIANPDGDRSIPSTLAYVGEDEYHGQQANAQLIRNSKNTIINFRDFIGKTFDEVNTEVTKTGAPAIKTADGSIGFNITRQDGKVEVITVAEATKRHLKQLQNAAEDFLGKKVEGAVITVPTDFTEAQREELIKLSNETGLKVHQLINEPSSALLSHLTQKDESYSQNKIYLVADFGGIRSDAAIIAVRGGILTVLSTLHDKELGGDRLDEALMEFFAKDFEKKYKVNPRTDARSLAKLRSESIVVKKTLSNVQSSTCSIESVAEGIDYHTTINRLRYELTIRGTISKMTGFVEKLVERAELIPSEINEILLVGGSSNTPKLSSELRSLFPESTAIISPVFDTKAILPNELICRGAALQAALIESFDDDEIKESLQPIVVNTQHLVHSIGIKDADGKFVPIVVSETAYPIKRSLEVTNGESSSVLVELYEGKKSIKETVIEPTKVEYSDDEEDSSEEDEEPEIIKEVVEECGELLGSLSLKDLKPASKLEIIINITQDGKLHISSRELKVGSVATKVELEFK
- a CDS encoding uncharacterized protein (COG:S; EggNog:ENOG503P3CV); amino-acid sequence: MAIFRSKSGKTVEGYNPHERDYKMHSANVHDPVLSAVNEAQPFEQAADRIERRPSYLSQDSANLKDIFGQPINHGDMSNPTRSRNERPLDTIRAFEYAITGDVSYRDQLESSRLGWGFHEDFPHYDAVGGVGGSSGDLPGNDYGRPTINFGEQPMYSAQNYSASSLKNEQKKKKRGLFGRKK